From Drosophila yakuba strain Tai18E2 chromosome 2L, Prin_Dyak_Tai18E2_2.1, whole genome shotgun sequence, one genomic window encodes:
- the LOC122319512 gene encoding protein lin-28 homolog B-like, translating to MDYCSSLEELRNKIMIYDKFKKMTAQISKSAEKTKVVTPQVRVSMPNNIRCYNCRQMGHMARECKQPKRPEGACFKYFSVDHKYQQCPERGVSTRPAVLQDEEKSGSEILAAIQKIAR from the coding sequence ATGGATTATTGTAGTTCTTTGGAGGAGTTGCGAAACAAAATTATGATCTACGACAAATTCAAGAAGATGACGGCCCAAATTTCAAAGTCGGCGGAGAAAACAAAAGTGGTGACGCCCCAAGTCCGTGTGTCCATGCCCAATAACATTCGTTGCTACAATTGTAGGCAAATGGGACACATGGCTAGAGAGTGCAAACAACCGAAGAGGCCGGAGGGGGCCTGTTTCAAGTACTTTAGCGTGGATCATAAGTACCAGCAATGCCCCGAGCGGGGGGTGTCAACCAGGCCGGCAGTGCTGCAGGATGAGGAGAAGTCTGGATCAGAGATCTTGGCAGCGATTCAAAAAATTGCGAGgtga
- the LOC120320788 gene encoding uncharacterized protein LOC120320788, translating to MRTKVEHFIRNCLSCILHSVPRSIHNRTLHSIPKPCIPFHTLHIDHLGPLPSIISKRKHLLVVIDAFIKFVKLFPVNTTSTREARDALSKYFDFYSRPHRIISDRGTCFTSLEFTTFCQERDTGAPQANGQVERVNRVLTPMLGKLAEPLSQSDWYKLLDKVEYAINNAVHSSTQVAPSVLLFGVVQKGPVVDELSEYLENKFNDEPRDLVSICENASVNIQNSQIRNEESYSRKHKAPREYQVGDYVAIRNVDTTAGINKKFAPKYRGPYRISRVFDNDRYEVVDIDDCQLTQLPFRGVLEPARLKPWISNVNELVALCL from the coding sequence ATGAGAACTAAAGTTGAGCATTTTATTAGAAATTGCCTTTCGTGCATTTTGCATTCGGTGCCGAGATCTATTCATAACAGAACCTTGCATAGTATCCCTAAACCTTGTATTCCGTTTCATACACTCCATATAGACCATTTAGGTCCCTTACCGAGTATCATTTCAAAGAGAAAGCATCTCCTGGTTGTTATTGATGCTTTTATCAAGTTTGTCAAACTTTTTCCCGTTAATACGACTAGTACAAGAGAAGCGAGAGATGCGTTGAGTAAAtactttgatttttatagtcgaCCCCATAGGATTATATCGGATCGCGGTACTTGTTTTACGTCACTTGAGTTCACCACCTTTTGCCAAGAGCGAGACACAGGAGCGCCTCAGGCTAATGGCCAGGTAGAGCGTGTAAACCGGGTGCTAACGCCAATGCTAGGGAAATTAGCAGAACCTCTTAGTCAGTCCGATTGGTACAAATTACTTGATAAAGTGGAATATGCCATCAATAACGCAGTACATAGTAGCACTCAAGTAGCGCCTAGTGTTTTATTGTTTGGAGTAGTACAAAAGGGACCTGTAGTTGATGAGCTTTCTGAGTATTTAGAGAATAAATTCAATGATGAACCTAGAGATCTTGTAAGCATCTGTGAGAACGCATCTGTTAATATCCAGAATTCACAGATAAGAAATGAAGAGTCATACAGTAGAAAACATAAAGCTCCTCGTGAATATCAAGTAGGTGATTATGTGGCCATCAGAAATGTTGATACTACTGCAGGAATTAATAAGAAGTTTGCCCCTAAGTACCGTGGGCCTTATAGGATAAGTCGTGTGTTTGATAATGATCGATACGAAGTAGTTGATATTGATGATTGCCAGTTAACTCAACTGCCATTTAGAGGCGTGTTAGAACCTGCTAGACTTAAGCCTTGGATAAGTAATGTTAACGAACTTGTTGCCCTTTGTTTATAA